GTATACGAGGAGCGCGCCCAGCACGATTGCAGTCACCGAGTCGCCCGGAATGCCCAAGACCAGGGCCGGAATCCAAGCTCCTCCGACGGCTGCGTTGTTGGCGCTCGTTGGCGCGATTACCCCTTCTTCCGAACCCAGGCCGAACTTTTGCGGATCGCGAGAGATGCGCTGGGCCAAACCGTAAGCGACCCAGGCGGCGATGTCGGCACCAGCGCCTGGCAATGCGCCCACGAGTGTTCCCAAGAGTGATGATCGCACGACAGTGCCTTTATTGTTCCAGATGGCGCCGGCGACCTCGCTCACCGAAGTCTTGTCGCCGCCTATTGCTGCAGGCGCAGACATCTCGCGGCCGGCGCTCACGCTGCGCAGCACCTCAGATAGTCCGAACAAGCCAATCATCGCCGGAATAAACCCCAGGCCGCCGGAAAGATAGGTGTTCCCCAAAGTAAAGCGGGCCGTGCCACTGACTATGTCCAGGCCGATAGTGGCCAAAAGCATGCCGAGCATCGCTGCGAGGATGCCGCGAAACGTTGAGCCGACGCTGACAACCGCACTCAGGCTGAGGCCCAGCACGCCCAGCCAAAAGTACTCAAAGCTACTAAAATGCAGCGCCGCTTGCGCCAGACGCGGAGCGACTAGCATTAAGAGCGACACACCAATCAGTCCGCCGATCGCCGAGCACCACAGGTTGAGTATCAATGCAAAGTTCGCTCGGCCAGTCCGGGCGAGGGCGTAACTGTCGAGGGTGGCCACGGCAGAGGCAGGGGTGCCTGGAATCCGCAAGTACGTCGCCGGAATGTCCCCTGCAAAGATCGCGGTGAAACTCACACCCAGGATCATCGCCAAGCCAGCGTCTGGTGGCAAATAGAAACTGATGGGCACCACCAGGGCTACTCCCATCGTCGCGGTCAGCCCCGGAGTGGCGCCTACGAATATGCCGAAGGCCATACCCAACATCCAGTAGATGAGCACGGTGGGATGCAGGATTCGTACGAGGTCGTCGGCCATGATGAGGAGATTCACGAGCGGCGTTAAAGATTCCACCACGGGCTGGTCGGCAACACCACGCGGAACTGCCAAACAAAAAGTGCATACACAGCCAGGAGCATGGCAGCTGCCAGCAACACGGCTCGCCACCAAGGTTGGCCGAGGCGGACCATGAGAGTCGATGCAAAGATTTGCGTGCTAACAAAAAAACCTAGCCAAGGCATAGCCACTAGATAAATCACCAGCCAGCCCAACATGAGGACAATGCTAACTTGACCGGGCTCGCACCAAAAACCTCGCCAGGAACGCAGCGGCGCGGCGACATCTCCGGAAGGTTGCGATCGATTCTGTGGCCAGACGTGGCGGCCAATCACTATTCCACAGCCGACGACGAGACATCCGGCGAGCGCGGCAGGAAAGAACCAAGGCCCCGGATCGCTCGTGGTGACGACACGCGGCCGGCCACCGACGGGTGCGTATCCTGCTGCTGTAACCACAGGTTGCCAGCGTTGTTCTTGTTCTTCAAGGAAAGCAGTGAAGTCATCGCCAGATCGAATTGCAATCCCAAAGCCGTTGGTTGCCATGAACTCCGCATAGGCTGGCGAACGTACAATCCGATATATCGTTGAGAGCAATTTCGCGCGGACATCGTCTGGTGTCCCCAGGGGCAGGAATAACCCTCGCCAGCCGACTGCTTCCCATGAGGCACCATCCATGGGGGACTGGCGGGTCATCACATGTAACACGCGAATTTGCCCTGAATCCAATTGCGACTGGGCTTCGGGGATGCTGCAGCAAACGGCATCAACATGGCCGCCCAATAGCTCGACAAGCGACGGAGCCGAGCCTTGCGACGGCACCCACACGACCGAATCGATCGGAAGTTTGGCATGCAAAAAAAGTCCTGCCCGAGCCAGATCCCACGCCCCGCCTGCGGACGTGCCGGACATCTTCACTTTCCCCGAGCGCGTACGAAGCTCGCTGAGCAAATCCGCCAGTGACTGCCAGGATGCATCGCTGCGAACAAGGATTGCGGCGGGGTCGGCATTGACCTGCATCAGCGGCTGAAAGTCACGATAGGTCAGGTCCGAGATTCCCATCGCGCGCATGGTGCTCAATTCGAACGTGCCCATAGTGATGGTGTAGCCGTCAGGTCGGGCGCGGGCTCCAGCCGCATGACCGCTGGCACCGCTTCCGCCTGTTTGATTTTGCACTACGACGGGGAGGCCGAGTTCGCGTTGCAACTGGTCGGCGAGAAAGCGGGCTACGCGATCGGTTCCGCCACCAGCTGCCCACGGGCAGATGACAACGATGGTGCGATTGGGATACTCAGCGGCTGTGACCGGAGTAAACCAGATCGCTAAGTAAAACAGCGCAATTGTTATGACCAGGGAGAGGGTTCGCATGGCCGCAGTGTAGCCACGCCGACTGACAATGACTATCAGCGACACAGCTGAAGTCAAATCCCGCCGAAAACGATAGACATCGAAACCCTTGTAGGCAGCTGCGCATGGGTCCAACAACCACGAAGGTGCATAGGGCATCATTCGACAAGCAAGATTCCCGGTTACAACGCGAAATCGATGGATGAGAGGAGCTATCCGTTGGCTGCAGCGTTCACTTCGGCAACTGGCGAGAAGCATGTAGCTCTGCGATCCTCCGGATCATCGCCGGCTCAGGCACCCGGTTGACAGGCTCTGCTGCAGTAAAGCGTCGAGGTACTCGGTCCGCGGATTCAAAACACGCGCGGACTCGTCGGTCTGCCGTTCCAAACGAGATTGCTCGCGTGAACTTAGGCCGCCAAAAACGAGTTGGAAAGCTGATATGCTTGGCAACGCTGCCCGTACAACACACCACATTAGGGCGGCCTTAAGATTTTAAGTCGCCGCGCAATGGGAGTTCAGTCGTGCTCGTGCCGATACTGCAATTTTTGGTCTGTGCCGCTGTGATTGTTGTCGCAGGTACTTTTCTCTCGAAGTTTGCCGATGCAATTGCTGAACTAACAGGCCTGGGAAGATTGCTCGTCGGCAGTGTGCTGCTGGCGGGTGCGACCTCGTTACCGGAACTGACGGTCGATATTTCTGCGGTCCGGATGGGTGCTGTCGATCTGGCCGTGGGGGATCTGATTGGTAGCTGTTTAATGAATCTATTGATTCTCGCGATCCTGGATTTGTCGCATCATTCCAACGGCCGAATGTTGAGCAAGCAGGCTGCGGCGCACGCACTCTCCGGTTCAGTGAGTGCCTCATTGATTTGTCTAGTGGCCCTAGGATTGTTGACGTCTAAATGGATCAGCCCCTATGCAATGATGGGACTCAGCCCCGTCATTATCGCGATCGTTGTGGCATATATCCTGGGTGTCCGGCTCGTCTATTTGGATCAGCGGATTGCCCATCGCACAGCGGTGGACGAAGGTGCCAAACCGCATGAAGTGGGAGCCAACCTATCTCTGGGGAATGCCGTGGCTGGATTTGTCGCCTGTGCCGGCGTTATCTTGATCGCAGGTCCGTTTCTTGCGCACGCCGCCGATGCTTTAGCCACCGAGAGCGGCCTGGGAGGCACCTTCGTCGGTACGACTCTGGTGGCCTTTAGCACTTCGTTGCCGGAACTTGTGGCATCGTTGGCCGCCCTACGGATGGGTGCGCACGATTTGGCGATTGGCAATGTGTTCGGCAGTAACGCCTTCAACATGCTTCTCTTGGCGCCGCTAGAAGTAATACAACCCGGCTCGCTGTTTTCCGCCGTCTCCCCGAATCATGCCATCACCTGCGTCGCGACATTACTTGCGACGCAGGTGGCCGTGATGGGCCAGTTGTATCAAGTGGAGAAGCGAACCCGCCTCATCGAGCCTGATGCGCTACTGGTGATCTTGATCGTGTTTGGGGCTCTGGGGCTCGTTTATTTTTGTCGCTAGCGTAGGTGGGAACGATGAGCGCCGTGATTGTGCTGTTGATTGGCCTAGCGATCGTCGTCGGCGGTGTGCTGGCGTTACGACTGCACGCCTTTGTCGCCTTGATTCTGGCAGCACTCGTCGTGGCCTGTTTGACTCCTGCGACCGCCTTCGTGCGGCAGTCACTGCTCGATAAGGCAAAGAAGTTCGACGTGCGAATTGAGTCGCTCGAAGCCGACAAGGGCATCGTCCATTTATCCGTGCCAGGTAATAGGAAGAGAGAAGCGGCAACGGATTTGATAGCCATCCACCCGGGATAGTATCCCTGGAAATTCACCCAACTCGGCAAACTAGCTCTTGTCGATAGCTCACTGGTTGCGGATCGTGCCGTGCTGTGTGTCACGACCTTCTGGAGTTTTCTGCGCGAGTTCTCGCCATTCTAGTCGAATCGAGGCGGCGATTTCCATCAGCCCGGTTGCTCGACCGGTGGGGTTGGTCATGATCGAGTGATGGCCACCGCAACTCGCACGCAACGCCGTTACGATCACCGTCTCCGGAATCTGGTCCGCACAACACGGGACATTCACTGCGCCATCCAACGAGGGGTCCCTCGTTCGACCGCACGTAGCTGGCTGACGGATTCAGAAGTTCCAGTCGTCACCGTCGAGGCCCTCAACCTGGACGCGATTCAGTTGCAGCGAGAAGTGTTACAGTTCCGCCGACGCGTTCAGAAACTGATCGCGCTGCTGCGGGTGTTGTTGGTCGTATGGAGAATGTCCGGCTACTCGCTGAGGCAGACAAGACTGCCGGACGGCGGCCACAAACGCTCACTGCTACGCGCCATTGAACAATCGCGGTCAGCATTGCCGCTACGATCCGTGCTGCGCGTCGTGCGCTTGTCGCCTTCGCGGTACCATGCCTGGAACGGTGAGGACCAATGCGCTCTCGATGACGGGTCTTCCTGTCCACGATCCTCGCCGCAGCAACTCACGGCCGCAGAAGTCGGCGTGATCCATGAACTCGTCACGTCTGACGACTACCGGCACGTGCCGACCGGGACACTGGCGCGGCTCGCTCCACGCATCGGCAAGGCCTACGCTTCGGCGAGCACTTGGTATCGGCTGGTGCGGGAGCACCGGTGGCGACGACCCAGGCAACGGGTGCACCCGGCGGCTCCGAAAGTCGGAATTCGCGCTTCCCGGCCCAATCAGATCTGGCACATCGACACCTCGGTGCTCCGTCTGCTCGATGGGAGCCGAGCGTACTTGCAGGCCGTGATCGACAACTTCTCGCGGCGAGTCCTGGCCTGGAAGGTCAGCGGGACATTTGATCCGAATACTACCGTGGACATCCTGCTCACGGCAGCGAAAGGCGTCAGCGGCGAGAAACCGATGCTAGTTGCCGATGGCGGCGTCGAGAACTTCAACGGAGCCGTCGACGAACTGATTGCTTGCCTCGGGCCTGTTGAGCCGAGTCCTGGCCCAAACCGAGATCACCTT
Above is a window of Anatilimnocola aggregata DNA encoding:
- a CDS encoding tripartite tricarboxylate transporter substrate-binding protein; the encoded protein is MRTLSLVITIALFYLAIWFTPVTAAEYPNRTIVVICPWAAGGGTDRVARFLADQLQRELGLPVVVQNQTGGSGASGHAAGARARPDGYTITMGTFELSTMRAMGISDLTYRDFQPLMQVNADPAAILVRSDASWQSLADLLSELRTRSGKVKMSGTSAGGAWDLARAGLFLHAKLPIDSVVWVPSQGSAPSLVELLGGHVDAVCCSIPEAQSQLDSGQIRVLHVMTRQSPMDGASWEAVGWRGLFLPLGTPDDVRAKLLSTIYRIVRSPAYAEFMATNGFGIAIRSGDDFTAFLEEQEQRWQPVVTAAGYAPVGGRPRVVTTSDPGPWFFPAALAGCLVVGCGIVIGRHVWPQNRSQPSGDVAAPLRSWRGFWCEPGQVSIVLMLGWLVIYLVAMPWLGFFVSTQIFASTLMVRLGQPWWRAVLLAAAMLLAVYALFVWQFRVVLPTSPWWNL
- a CDS encoding tripartite tricarboxylate transporter permease, which translates into the protein MESLTPLVNLLIMADDLVRILHPTVLIYWMLGMAFGIFVGATPGLTATMGVALVVPISFYLPPDAGLAMILGVSFTAIFAGDIPATYLRIPGTPASAVATLDSYALARTGRANFALILNLWCSAIGGLIGVSLLMLVAPRLAQAALHFSSFEYFWLGVLGLSLSAVVSVGSTFRGILAAMLGMLLATIGLDIVSGTARFTLGNTYLSGGLGFIPAMIGLFGLSEVLRSVSAGREMSAPAAIGGDKTSVSEVAGAIWNNKGTVVRSSLLGTLVGALPGAGADIAAWVAYGLAQRISRDPQKFGLGSEEGVIAPTSANNAAVGGAWIPALVLGIPGDSVTAIVLGALLVYNIKPGPLIFTQNGDQMQSLFLIALVTQVLLIPCGYAGIRAFGWILRLPRSVVLTGVVVFSVLGAYALRSSLFDVWLMLAFGLLGFWLESRRVPLAPLILGMILGPMVEENLRVGLIKSSGDWAPFFTRPISAALFGLLVVTLALPALIRLFRFANRQNVAG
- a CDS encoding DDE-type integrase/transposase/recombinase, whose product is MIHELVTSDDYRHVPTGTLARLAPRIGKAYASASTWYRLVREHRWRRPRQRVHPAAPKVGIRASRPNQIWHIDTSVLRLLDGSRAYLQAVIDNFSRRVLAWKVSGTFDPNTTVDILLTAAKGVSGEKPMLVADGGVENFNGAVDELIACLGPVEPSPGPNRDHLLEFDDRILVARAQASVAVPEHAGFGSRG
- a CDS encoding sodium:calcium antiporter; amino-acid sequence: MLVPILQFLVCAAVIVVAGTFLSKFADAIAELTGLGRLLVGSVLLAGATSLPELTVDISAVRMGAVDLAVGDLIGSCLMNLLILAILDLSHHSNGRMLSKQAAAHALSGSVSASLICLVALGLLTSKWISPYAMMGLSPVIIAIVVAYILGVRLVYLDQRIAHRTAVDEGAKPHEVGANLSLGNAVAGFVACAGVILIAGPFLAHAADALATESGLGGTFVGTTLVAFSTSLPELVASLAALRMGAHDLAIGNVFGSNAFNMLLLAPLEVIQPGSLFSAVSPNHAITCVATLLATQVAVMGQLYQVEKRTRLIEPDALLVILIVFGALGLVYFCR